The segment TTTTGGACAAAAATACAATTATTAATTTCTTCTCGAAATAGATTTTTTCTTTGCCAAATTTATCGATATTTGCATAAACAACCTCAACGGTTCCAATATGGAAGAACGCAACAAAACCTTAGGTGAATTTATCATCGAAAAACAAGAAGAATTCAAATATTCTTCGGGAGAATTATCGCGAATTATCAATTCCATTCGATTAGCTGCCAAAGTAGTAAGCTACAAAGTAAACAAAGCCGGTTTGGTTGATATTGTTGGCGCGGCCGGAGAACAAAATGTTCAGGGAGAAGACCAACAAAAACTGGATGTTTATGCCAATGAGGTTTTTATCCAAACTTTAATCAATCGTGAGATTGTTTGCGGAATTGCTTCCGAAGAAAACGATGATTTCATAACCGTTGAAGGTTCGGACAACAGTCACAGCAATAAATATGTTGTTTTAATGGATCCTCTTGATGGTTCGTCAAATATTGATGTAAACGTTTCTGTAGGAACTATTTTTTCAGTGTATAGACGCGTTACTCCAATTGGTACACCGGTAAAGACAGAAGATTTTTTACAACCTGGCACGCAACAAGTTGCTGCCGGTTATGTAATTTATGGCACTTCAACCATGTTAGTTTACACAACGGGACATGGCGTTAATGGTTTTACGTTGAATCCGGCCATTGGAACTTTTTATTTGTCTCACCCGAATATGCAGTTTTCAAAAGACGGAAACATTTATTCTATCAACGAAGGAAACTATGTGCATTTTCCGCAAGGCGTAAAAGATTATATCAAATATTGCCAATTGGAAGAAGATGACAGACCTTATACTTCGCGTTATATTGGAAGTTTGGTTTCCGACATTCACAGAAATATGATTAAAGGCGGAATATATATTTATCCAACAAGTTCCAAAGCACCAAAAGGGAAATTGCGTTTATTATACGAATGCAATCCAATGGCATTTATTGCAGAACAAGCAGGCGGAAAAGCTTCTGACGGTTTTGGAAGAATTATGGAAATCCAACCAACAGAGTTACACCAACGTGTTCCATTCTTCTGCGGAAGTTTTAATATGGTAAAAAAAGCCGAAGAATTTATGGCAAAACATAGTTAGAGAAAAGAAGAAAGAGGCAAGAGCAAAGAAAAAAGGCAGGAGTAATTAAACTTCTGCCTTTTTATATTATGTGAAATCTTGCAGCGCAGCGATCTTATTTCTTGCAGCGCAGCGGTCTTTCTCCTATTTATTCATATGCGTCATTTCGTAAACAAACGTATCTAAATCTACATGCAGTAACAACAATGACATCGCTTTGTCAACAATAAAAGGAACGTTACCCGGAGTAAATCCTAATGCCAAGGCAAACTTGGTTAAAACTTCTTTTTGTTTTGGCCCAAGAACGTGGTCAACATAAACCATTCTTGACAAATCATACAAACGCTCTAAACGTTGTGAATGTAAATAAGGCGGATTGATTGGGTATTTCGAAGGGTTTTCTAAAATCTCTTCATATTCAGCTGCCGAAATTTCTAAGCGAACAGCCAGTTTATCCAAGAATGCTTTTTCTTCTTTGCTCAAATCTCCATCGGCAATGGCTACACGCACAATGGCTGAAAAATGAGCTTTATTTCTACTTTTAAATTCGCTATCAAATAAATCTGAAAATGACATAATTTTATTGGTTTTAAGATGCAAATATAATTCAATTTAACCTTTTTAGGAAATGCAAATCAAAAATGTTTTTCATCGATTTTAGGGTTTATTTTTTATAGCAAAACAAAATAAATTGTAAGTTTACCATACCAAACAACCTAAATGCTATGTCTGATTTCTGGATTTACTTCTCTATGGGATTAAAACATATGTGGAATATTCATGCCTACATTGATGTTTTATTTCTTTTAGTCCTCACGGTTCCTTACGAATTCAAATCATGGAAAAGAATTCTGATTCTTGTCTCACTATTTACTGCCGGACACACTTTGGCACTCATGCTTTCCGTTTTTAATGTAATAACGATTAAAGTCAATATTGTCTCTTTTATAATTCCGATAATTATTCTTATAGCTGCTTTATACAACATACTTTCTTCGGGAAAATTCGGCAAAAAAGACAGCATTACGTTTATTGCCATTGTCACCTCATTATTTGGTCTCATTCACGGCTTAGGATTTGCCAATTATTTCAACAGCCATATTTCCGGTAAACCAACCGATAAATTATTACCGCTTTTTGAATCGTCACTTGGCTTTGGCGTGTCACAAATCATCGTGATTCTTGTGGCTTTGCTACTCGCTTATGTGGTTCAAACTTTACTCAAACTCTCAAAACGCGACTGGATTTTAATCGTTTCGGCCTTTGTAGCCGGTGTCGTAATCCCAATGATTATCAGAAGTGAAATTTGGGTTAAATAATTGTTTATAAGCGAAAGGTTTGGGTATATTTGCTATCCATTTTCCTGTCTCGTCGGCACGACGAGAGGCTAAATGAAAAACCATTTTACTTTTTGTAATGAAAGAAAAAAAACAACTCAAATACGATATTGCTTACTTAAGAATTGCTTCCGAATGGAGTAAACTTTCCTATTGCAAACGCAAGCAGGTTGGTGCTATAATTGTGCGCGACCGAATGATTATTTCTGATGGTTACAACGGAACACCAACAGGTTTTGAAAATTGCTGTGAAGACGAAGAAGGGTTGACTAAGTGGTTTGTGCTTCATGCCGAAGCCAATGCTATTTCTAAAGTAGCGCGTTCAACACAAACTTGTGAAAATGCTACCTTATACATTACGCTTTCACCCTGCAAAGAATGCAGCAAACTTATTCATCAATCGGGAATAAAACGTGTAGTATTTCAATATGGTTACCGTGATACAACCGGTTTAGAATTTTTGGAAAAAGCAGGTGTTGTTGTCAATCAAATTGAAGATTTAGGATAATGAAATCAAAGGAGAAATATTTACCAATACTATTATTTGCCTGTGTTGCCTTGGGCATTGTCATTGGTGGTATGCTAAATTTTCCGCAACGAACACTTTCAAAACAAAATGCCCGAAAAGTCAAGCTTGAACGTCTGATGGACTTTATCAATGAAGAATATGTTGATGATGTCAATTCGGATTCCATTGTCGAGATGACGGTAAACAGCATTTTGGCAAATCTTGATCCGCATTCGGTTTATCTTCCGCCAAGCGAACAATCGTCGGAAGCCGAAATCATGAAAGGTGATTTTGTTGGCATTGGTGTTAATTTTTATATGTTTAATGATACGGTTACTGTGGTTAGACCTTTAGAAAATGGTCCGGCTGCAAAAGCGGGAATCCTTTCCGGAGACCGAATTCTATACGCAGATAAAAGCAAACTTTTTGGACGAAAATTACCAACCGACAGCTTGTACAACAAACTAAAAGGTGAAGAAGGTTCAAAAGTTTTACTGACAATTTTCAGAAAAAGCACCAACAAAAAACTAAAGCTTATAGTTGAACGCGAAGTCGTTCCGATAAAAAGTGTCGACACCTATTTGATGCTCAATAAAACTTCGGGCTATATTAAAATAAATCGTTTTGCTGAGAATACTCATGACGAATTCAGAACCGGATTAGAGCAATTGAAAAAACAAGGAATGACCACTTTAGTCATTGACCTACGCGACAATGGCGGCGGTTATTTGGAAAAAGCCGTTGAAGTTGCCGACGAGTTATTAAAAGATAAAGAGCTTGTCGTTTTTACCAAAAACAGAAAAGGAACGGTCGATAAAACGTATGCTACTGAAGAAGGTATTTTTGAAACCGGAAAAGTCTTTGTGCTAATTGATGAAAACTCCGCTTCGGCAAGCGAAATTCTGGCTGGTGCAATTCAGGATAATGATAGAGGAACCATCGTAGGTCGCCGTTCATTCGGAAAAGGATTGGTGCAACGCGAAATGGGTTTTGAAGACGGTTCGGCTGTTCGTTTGACGACTTCAAGATATTACACACCAAGTGGACGATCTATTCAAAAACCTTATACAAAAGGCGAAGGCGAAAAATACAGCCACGATGCCGAAACTCGTTTTGCAAGCGGTGAACTTTATGAAAAAGATAAAATGAAAATCGCGGATTCTCTGAAATTTAAAACCAAAAAAGGTCGAATCGTTTATGGCGGTGGCGGAATTGTTCCCGATATTTTCGTGCCTCTTGAAGTAAAAAAAGGAGAAGAAAATTTGGCTTATATTTTAAATTCAGGAGTTGTGGGACATTTTGTTTTTGAGCAATTGGACAAAAACCGAAACGCATTTAAAGGATTGAAATTCGAACAATTTTTAACCAAAATGCAAAATGATTACAGCTATGTTCCAAAACTGGAAAGCTATCTCAAAGACGCTGGTTTGGACATGAAATTGGACAGCAATAAAACGTTG is part of the Flavobacterium sangjuense genome and harbors:
- a CDS encoding deoxycytidylate deaminase gives rise to the protein MKEKKQLKYDIAYLRIASEWSKLSYCKRKQVGAIIVRDRMIISDGYNGTPTGFENCCEDEEGLTKWFVLHAEANAISKVARSTQTCENATLYITLSPCKECSKLIHQSGIKRVVFQYGYRDTTGLEFLEKAGVVVNQIEDLG
- a CDS encoding HupE/UreJ family protein → MSDFWIYFSMGLKHMWNIHAYIDVLFLLVLTVPYEFKSWKRILILVSLFTAGHTLALMLSVFNVITIKVNIVSFIIPIIILIAALYNILSSGKFGKKDSITFIAIVTSLFGLIHGLGFANYFNSHISGKPTDKLLPLFESSLGFGVSQIIVILVALLLAYVVQTLLKLSKRDWILIVSAFVAGVVIPMIIRSEIWVK
- a CDS encoding S41 family peptidase, producing MKSKEKYLPILLFACVALGIVIGGMLNFPQRTLSKQNARKVKLERLMDFINEEYVDDVNSDSIVEMTVNSILANLDPHSVYLPPSEQSSEAEIMKGDFVGIGVNFYMFNDTVTVVRPLENGPAAKAGILSGDRILYADKSKLFGRKLPTDSLYNKLKGEEGSKVLLTIFRKSTNKKLKLIVEREVVPIKSVDTYLMLNKTSGYIKINRFAENTHDEFRTGLEQLKKQGMTTLVIDLRDNGGGYLEKAVEVADELLKDKELVVFTKNRKGTVDKTYATEEGIFETGKVFVLIDENSASASEILAGAIQDNDRGTIVGRRSFGKGLVQREMGFEDGSAVRLTTSRYYTPSGRSIQKPYTKGEGEKYSHDAETRFASGELYEKDKMKIADSLKFKTKKGRIVYGGGGIVPDIFVPLEVKKGEENLAYILNSGVVGHFVFEQLDKNRNAFKGLKFEQFLTKMQNDYSYVPKLESYLKDAGLDMKLDSNKTLVKKYISAEFARQLFGESQYYHIILKDDTMLNVVLTRA
- the fbp gene encoding class 1 fructose-bisphosphatase; translated protein: MEERNKTLGEFIIEKQEEFKYSSGELSRIINSIRLAAKVVSYKVNKAGLVDIVGAAGEQNVQGEDQQKLDVYANEVFIQTLINREIVCGIASEENDDFITVEGSDNSHSNKYVVLMDPLDGSSNIDVNVSVGTIFSVYRRVTPIGTPVKTEDFLQPGTQQVAAGYVIYGTSTMLVYTTGHGVNGFTLNPAIGTFYLSHPNMQFSKDGNIYSINEGNYVHFPQGVKDYIKYCQLEEDDRPYTSRYIGSLVSDIHRNMIKGGIYIYPTSSKAPKGKLRLLYECNPMAFIAEQAGGKASDGFGRIMEIQPTELHQRVPFFCGSFNMVKKAEEFMAKHS
- a CDS encoding tellurite resistance TerB family protein, giving the protein MSFSDLFDSEFKSRNKAHFSAIVRVAIADGDLSKEEKAFLDKLAVRLEISAAEYEEILENPSKYPINPPYLHSQRLERLYDLSRMVYVDHVLGPKQKEVLTKFALALGFTPGNVPFIVDKAMSLLLLHVDLDTFVYEMTHMNK